Below is a window of Candidatus Methanoperedens sp. DNA.
ATGGCTCGTAATCCCAGGGTGCCTTCGGTGCCTGTCCCTGAGAGAACGATGCAGATAGCATATTCCTTCTGGTCATCTGATAAAGACCTGAAAAAGAAATCTATCGGGTGTCTTACTCCCCTGTGCACTACAGGTTCGTATAAGTGCAGCGTCCTGTGCAGTATTGCCATGTCCTTGTTGGGCGGAATGATGTACACACAGTTCTGCCTGATTCTCATCCCGTCATCTACCTGAAATACCTCCATATTTGTGTACTTCTTTAATATATCTGCCATAATGCTCTTGCCTGTAGGATCGAAGTGCATGACGACCACGAAAGCCACTCTGCTGTCGGATGGCATATTTGTGAAAAATTTTTCTAAAGCATCAAGACCGCCTGCTGAGGCGCCTATGCCTACTATGGGGAAGATGCCCTCTTCATCAGCAGTTTTATTTTCTATATCGGGAACAGATTCCCCGTCTTCTTTACTGTCAGATTCCTTTGGGAGCTCATGTCTTTCTTTGTTATTGGTTTTTGATTTCTTTCCCTTGTTAGTCATACAAAGCCATTGTTATAGATAGCAACTATGATATTCAATGTTATCTCAAAATACAAGAAGTTTGTTCATTTCCTAATATCGAAAACCCAAGACTTATTAAACATAAGAACGATATTATCCATGATAAATTCTGTCTGGATTCTGACCAGGAAGTGGAAAATGGGGCAATTTAATATTGTCGCGATAGGTTCATCTGCAGGAGGGCTCAAAGCACTATCAACTGTTTTATCAGGTTTGTCTGGAGACCTGCCTGTTGCTGTACTCGTTGTCCAGCATCTTGAACCAAGGCATAAGAGCCTGATGGCTGAGATATTGCAGCGGAACTGCAAGATGAAGGTAAAGGAGGCCGAGCACGGGGAGGATCTAAATATCAATGCTGTATACATTGCGCCGCCGAACAAGCATATGCTTGCAAACGACGGGAAAATAGTGCTAACCTCCACCGCATTCGTGCATTTCGTCCGCCCTTCGATAGACCTCCTGTTCGAATCTGTGGCAGCTGATTTTGGTGACAGGTCTATAGGCGTTATCCTGACAGGGACAGGGTCTGATGGTTCGATGGGTATCCGGGCTATAAAAGAAAGAGGAGGGACAACGATCGCCTCGGATGAGAAAACATCCGAATTCTTCGGGATGCCCCAGGCAGCTATTGCCACAGGTGCGGTGGACTTTATCCTGCCGCTCCAGGATATAGCTCATGCCATAGAGGTTCTGGTAAGGGGTGAATAGATGCAAAACAATGATAAGTCTGCCGCCGGGAAAGATGAGGTCGAAGCATTAGTGCAGAAGGTGCGGGAGGCGCGCGGACTGGACCTGAGTGAATACAGCAGGGACAAAATCAGGGATGTTGCGCAGGGAAGGCTCAAAGCGAACAAACTCACTTCTTACAAAGAATACATGGGACTGCTGGACAGGCAACCTGATGAATACGGACAGCTATTCAATGCGCTGCTTATAAACAGGTATGATTTCTTTTTCGATCCCGAAGCCCTGGAGGTACTCAAAGAGGAGATAATCCCGCGGATAATACCAGACAAGAGAAGAGACAGTTCTATCAGGGTGTGGAGCGCAACCTGTGCAGAAGGGTCTGAGCCTTATTCTATAGGGATAATGCTTGCTGATAAGCTGGGTGATTCATTCTATGATTACAACATAAGGATATATGCGACTGATTTAGACGGTAATGAGATTGTTAAAGCGCGAACAGGAACATACCACATGGACAGGCTTAAAAATATCAGGAAAGAAGACCTTAATAAATACTTTATCCCTGAAAACTCAGGCTATCTCATCCGCACTGATATACGGCAGAGAGTGATCTTCAGCAAGCAGAACCTGACAGTTGATGCGCCTTTTTATAACATTGACCTCATTATATACAGGTACGCGCTGGTTTACTATAACCTTGAACAGCAGAACAAGCTCATGGAAAAGATGCACTTTGCTCTGAATGATAATGGCTATGTAGTATTTGGAAGATACGAAATTACACCCCGGAACTCAAAGCTGTTCAAACCTGTGTACGGTGAGTCAGGGATTTACCAGAAATCAACTCAACCTGAAGCAGTCATAGTACCCAGGATAGAGAGGCGTGAGATACTGGAGGACCTGATCATCGAAAGGGCCGCCAGAGAAGCTAAAAGAGAGCTTGAAGCCATGGATCTTTACAATCGCGGTATCATCCAGAATCTCAACTTCGGTCTTATAGTTATTAATACCAATAACATTGTGTCCCACTGGAACCGCTCTGCCGGGGAGATATGGCTGATAAAGCCTGAGAACGCGATAGGCAAAAGTCTCTATGAACTCGGAATAAATGAGCGTATACCCGGCATCCTGCAGAAAATCGAGGAGACGGGACGACTCAGAAAAATCACCAGGTTTGAAGATACAGAGGTCACTGATTTTAAGGGTGAGAAGAGGCTCATGGATATAGTCCTTACTCCGCTGATAGACCAGACCGGAGAGATGCGAGGTGTGATAATAACAAGTATCGATACGCTCGGACATGTAAAGTGCAGGGAGGATATCAGTAAATTAAACGAGGAATTCAAATCGATAAAAGAAAAGCTCGTGGCCACTAATAAGAAACTTATATCTGCCACTTATGATCTTCTGGTTAAATCCCATGAGCTTGAATCAACGAAAGAGGAGTTAAGATCCCTTAATGAAGAACTGGGAGCCACAAGGGATGAGCTCATGGCCAGGAGCGAGCGTTTCAACTCAAGGGAACAAATCAATAAAATGATTTTGCAGAACATTAACCAGGGCCTTATCGAACTTGATGAAAACCATACGATCAAGTTATGGAACCCTGCTGATGAGAATATATGGAAAATAAAACGGTCTGGTGCGGTCGGAAAAAACATATTCAATCTGAATCTGGGCATCGAAGCCAAAGTATTGAAGCAAAAAATCGAGGGAGCAGGAGGAAAGAAAAAAATCCACCCTGAAGAGAAACTTCAATACACAGCGTCATCAGGCGAGAAAAGGCTCCTGGAACTGACCGTAATACCTCTTATTGATATCGAAGGTAAAACCGGGGGAGCTTTGCTGCTCGTGCAGGATATTACAGAGAGAAGACCGGGCGGGATGAAAAACCCGATAACAAGATGACAGGGAAGAAATTATAGTATTCTGCATAACAATCCACAAAATTTTAAATCTATTTGGATTTTGTGTAAACAGTCGCTTTTTCTCATTCAGGCTGTAGAGACCACATTTCTCTGAATACTTTGAGCACACCTTCATTTTTTGACCTATCCTCCAAATATCTAAAGTCAATTCTGTTTCTATAATATTGAATCAGAAACCGTGCCTGCTCACAATCTCTTATAGACTTCCAGTGAATACATGCATTAAGACGGTCTATTATCAAGTCTTCAATTCCAATTACACGAACCTCTATACCTTCAATTCGTATTGTATTTATCTTATCTTTGTTTCCTGCTAAATGACTGCTTGGTACTTCTACAGAAAGACCTATCTGCTCATTTATCCAGTGTCTTCCGTTTGGTTTAAAACCGAATACTGTTTCTAATATTTCACCAATTTTTTTTCTGTTGCTCACTAAATCAATATCATAACTTGGGTAAATCCCTTCTGTATAAAAATCAACGGCTGACTCTCCAACAACGATAGGCTGCACTTCTCTTTTTTTCAGCTTCCCGTGTTAAGAGTCCCATAAAATATAGTTTTTTATCGACTAAATTTTGTATGGATGCAACCTTTTGCAGTTCTGATGTCACAGTTTTCTCTCCATTATCTTTTTACTTACCCATGTGGTTTTTCCTTTATCGATATTGTCTTCAATTTTTGATTTCATCAAATTATAAAATCCATTAGTTTCATCCATATTCCGTGGCTTACGGCTAACAGGCTTCTCGAATACTGGATTTAGAAGTATGCCGTCTTCGGTTAAAGTTATGTTTACTGCCACAGGAGAACCTATTTCCTGCAAGATATATTCCGGAATTATTATTCCTTTGCTGTTTCCTATTTTCCTGATTGTTTTAATCATGTTATAACATTGTTATAACATCTATACTATATATGACTATCCCTCACCACGCCTTTGGAAAAAGTCCCTTCAAAACCTCACTTATTACACAAAGTCGCTGAAAATACCATAAATAATTGTTGATTGAATATAAGAGCTGTTATAAAGATTTTTAAGATAGATGATAATGAAAAACATCCAGAAGTTGAAATATATCTAATAATTTATATAATATTAAACTCAGGGTAAATCTTATCTGGATTGGCAACTTTATTTTTCCGTATTTTTTGGCACAATAAGGATGATAATATTCCTCATTGCCATTCTTTTTTTGCACAAAATACTCACCCTCTATTTTATGGTTACAGTCTGTGCAGATTATAGGTTTCCCTGTTTGCAAATATACCATCCCTCTGTTTTTAAAATTTCATCCCTTCTCCCCCTGCTATCGCCACGAACAGATTCTCCACATTCAGAACAGAATTTTGTATTACCAGTAAATTCATGGCCACACTCTTTGCATTTCATACAAAGTCTTTAGTTATCACCCTGTATAAATCTATCGATTTAATGTGGCTTTCGGGACAAAATTCAGCCCTGCCAGAACATCGCAAGCATAACAGTAGCAATGATCAATATTCCCTCCCTGAGTAATGCAGAATAGATCATAATTTGTGTTCCAAGTTTTGAGCCGAATATTCCCACATAATATGGGATCAGGATTCTTATACTCATAATGCTTGAAAGGATCTTTCCAACAAGTAAAGACACTACTATTTCTTTCGTGTTAAGTATTCCTGTAGATAACAGGTTTCCGGCAATGGTATATGCTGCAATATTGGCTGTAAATTGTGCGGCTATTATCGGTAGTGCTTCTCCCGGAACAGGCACGAAAACAGCATGTTCTTTTAAGAAAGATGCCAGCACTTCGAAAAATCCTGCATCGATCATGACGAAAACAAGTATTGTGACCGGAACGGTCATTGTAATAATCCTGTATATTGTTTTTCTCGACTTTTCAAAACTCATTTTTAAGGATTTTGAAAACGAATGCGGTTGATGGATTATATTATTCGGTACATACTGCTTCTCACTCAGCAGGAAACGTCCGATCAATAAAGTGACAAGCGTCCTTAAGAGGCCGACAGCAGTGAGAATTCCCAGGTAGATCATTCCTGCCATTCCGAGAAGAGGAATAAAAACCGGCAACAGCGTTCTCCAGTGCATTATTATGGATGGAAACGAATTTATCAATGAAGCTACAATCAGCTCTTTTCGTTCGATAAGTCCATCATCATATAATTTTTTGAGCATCGAATTGGATGCAGCCGGAGAACCGAATGCTGTGATGAAACTTATGCTGCATTCTTCGCGCAAATGTGCAAATCTTGTCAATGGTGAAACCATAAAGCCTATCTTGTGTATCCAGCCGATCTCTACCAGGAATTCCGCTGCTACAACTCCTATCACCATTACCGGAATTATAGTAAGAAGATAATCAACAGACAGGTAAAAAGCATCAATGAGCATAAGCTGTCTATTGACCTGCTGCTTTGCCTTTTTGAAGGACTTTATCTTCAAATTCGTTTAATCGTTCTTTACATTTCCTGATTTCTTCATTCAAAATCCCTATATTAGTTGTGTCAAGACCATGTTTCCGGATCAGCTTTATTCTCCATCGATCAAGTTTATGAATATCATCGCTCAATTCTTCCAGTTCAAAGACCTTGAATTTTTTATTTGAAATTCTTTTAGTTACATCAGAAATAAAATCTTCACATTCATTAGAAAATTCCTTAATTTCCGCACCAATTTCTTCTGCAATCAGTTTATTTAACTTCTGCTCCTTCCCTTCATTAAAAGTATCTGCAAAAAACTGTAAAACTTCACCATTTCTTTCATGTACTATTTCTTCAATATTTAAGGCGATAATCCTGTTTTCCTCAGTGTCGTGTAATAAATATACTGAATGAGATAACGAAACAGCGGCAGTGTTTTTTATATTTCGCCAGATAAACATCCGGTCTCTTGATGAAACATTTGTAGATTTAATTATCAGTAATATCCATTTCATGCGTTAAATGACAAATACATCATATTTAAATGTTATGTTTGTAACAATTTTAATTGTATAATTTGAACTTTAGGGCTTGATTCGAAGCGGGAACAAGCAGGAACATCACCTGAACATGCTATTCGGATGGGAAAAGTGCTTTTTGAGTCTTCCTCATCACTTTCTCTTCGGTTTTCTTTTTTCTTTTCCGTGATTTTACCGGGTTATTGAGTCGGGTTTTATGTTCTTTTATTTCTTGTGGGTTCAGATTTTCAGAGTCACGTTCTGTATCTATTTCAGAAGTAGATGATGACGCAGCTAGCGGTTCTTCTTCATTTATAATCGGGTGGAGGAATCCAACTATAGGTTCATTGCATCTACCTTCATCCATGAGCCTTTTAATGGCTTCAATAGCCGTTTCTTCTTTAATACCCAGAATTTCCCTTGCAGTTTCCACAAGCTCTATGTAGCTTACTACCTTCTGGGGCACTCTGTCACTTACTTCTATCATTAAGGACAATATTTTTGTTCTCACTTCGTCCGATTGTTCATCCTTTCGAATAGATTGTTCAATAAGTGGGCTGGCAGGAATATCCCCTTGATGAGGTTCTGTTGGTACTGTTTGTTCTGCTGATGCTGTTGTTTCCATTGGTTCTTTCGGAATCTCCGGTAGATATTTACTTATCTCCTGTGGCAAATCGATGAGTTTTGTTAAAGCGTTCCTGCAAATTTGCCTGTATTTTTCTTTTTCTGTCTCCGGTAGCTGGCTTCTTTCAACCCGTTCTATGGTCCTGGATACGGTTTCTTTAATCCAGTAATCCCGTGTTTTTGCATCGATTTCAACGATAGTTTCAGGTCTTATGGATACAATTGTTGTTTTTTCATCAGGTCTGTATGCATTAGCTTTACCAACTACTGCTACGAAGCAGGGTATAGTGAAACCGGATAGGGCTCGTAAAGCATCTGGTTGGTATTGGCCCGCGTACACGTTGAATGCTCCTGTCGGATCAATTATTCTGCCTCGCAGATAGTCTCCTGAAGATTCGACATTATCGACTTCTACAAGAACACCTGTCATAAAGACTCTTTTTACTTTAACCCCGGACGGCGTTAGCTGGTAGCGACTATCGTAATCTCTCCCGTCAACGTGTTCGGTTATCGTTTGTTTGGATTCTGCCAGCTCAGCAGCAAAGAGCCTGAGAGCTGGTTGTCGTTTGAATTTTTCATTTTGTTCGATTGTCATAATATTTTGATAGCCCGGATATTATGTAAAACATGCTGAACTAAGATTGAGAAGTTTTTCGAAGAATTTATTTACAATAGCGTTATGTTCAAACGAATATAAGGCGGTAATTATATGAAAAATCTATTTGCACACATATTATTAGCATTGGTTTTAATGTCGTTATTTGCCGGATGTGTCCAGCAGGCACCGGCCGGGAATACAACAACTCCATCATCAACAATATCCACAGTATCTGCCCCGCAGAAGCTGCGTCTGGCTACTACAACTTCAACCTGCGATACCGGATTACTCGATGTATTTAACAAAAGGTTCGAGAAAGAAAATAATGTAAATATATCAACGATATGCGAGGGCACAGGAAAAGCAATAGCTACAGGCGAACTCGGAGCAGCAGACGTTCTGATGGTGCATGCAGTCCAGTCCGAATTAAAAGCTGTCGCCAACGGCAGTTTCATCAACCGCACTTATATGATGTACAATTATTTCGTGATAATCGGACCTGAGAACGACCCGGCAGGGATAAAAGATGCCAGCAATGCTACTGATGCTTTTCGTAAAATCGCAGCAAAACAGGCTCCTTTTATTTCCCGTGGTGATGAGTCAGGCACTCACGTAATGGAAAAATCAATCTGGAAAGCCGCCAATATCACACCTGCAGGAACTTGGTACCAGTCAGTGGGCAAAGGCATGGGAGACACGATCACAACCGCTGACATCAAGAATGGTTATACACTCTCGGACAGGGGAACATATCTTGCAATGAAGGATAAAATAAAATTGAAGATTCTTTTCGAATCTGACCTGAAATACCTTTTCAATCCATATCATGTCATGGCTGTGAACCCTGCCAAATTCCCGAATGTGAAATACGACCTTGCCATGAAGTATATCAATTATGCGACATCTCCGGAAGGACAGGATATAATAAGGAATTATGGCAAGGATGAATTCGGGGAGGCGCTATTCGTGCCTGAGGAAGATGCCGGGAATGTAACAAGTCCCTGAACTGAGGTGACAGGTTTGAATCAGGCTGCACCTGATGTTTGTATTCATTCGGATTATGGCAATCCCTTCGAAGTAGAAGCAGGAAATAAAATCCCGATGGAAAATGTTTTAAAAAAAATCACCGATCCCTATCTTCTTTTCCAGATAGAGCGGGTAAGTTCATTTCATGGATACTTAAGCACCGGAGCATTCATCGGCATCCAGATGCTCAACATTGCAAAAAGGGTGCTTGATGCTGATCCTGGAGAGCAGCTCTATGTCACCTGTGAAACGTACAACTGCCTTCCTGACCCGTTCCAGGTCCTTGCAGGATGCACTATCGGGAACAAGAAATTGAAGATCAAGGATCATGGAAAGATGGCTGTGATAGTTAACAAGAAAGCAGATGTTGATAAGAAACCTGTCAGAAGTGTCAGGATAATGCTTGATCCTGCAAAAACCGCACAATATCCCAGGCTGCATGAGTGGTACATGAAACTATGCAAAGTTCCTCATGAGGAAGCGATATCCATCCTGATAGATGCCAGGGAAGGTGTCTACACATATGATATTATGGACATCGAATTGCAGGAAAAACCTGAAAAACGCATAACTCTTTGCATTAATTGCGGTGAGAGTTTTGTTAAGAAAAACGATGGGGCAAAAGATGAGGCTTTATGCCTTTCGTGTATGGAAAATAATGGAGTTTTAAGGAGTAAAATATGAAAGAGGTTATATTTCAAACGAAGGAAGATAAGACACTGGTATATCTTCCGGAAAAGTGTATAGGATGTGCTACATGTACGATGATCTGCCCGAAAGAAGATATCGTGATTGGCTCTGTGGGGGCGGTGGCGCGGGGTCTTATCAATAAGGACTTCCTTTCGAAAGGAGGCGGAGGATGCACAATATGCAGCATGTGTTCGAAGGTATGCCCGACTGGCGCACTTGAAGTGAGAAAAGCTGGCAAAGCCGAGATTGATAACTCTTATCTATATGGCGCATTGAAACCCACGCTTGTCAATGAAAAATGTGTGAAATGCGGGATGTGCGAAGAAGTATGCCCTCAGGAGTGCATAGAAGTTCAAAATCGCAAACTTTCGCAGGATGCAAATCTACGCATGGATGGCAAAACCATCATCGATCTGAAAAGCTGCGTGCACTGCGGATGGTGCGCCCAGATATGCCCTGTTGAAGCCATAACAATGGAAAAACCCTTTTCAGGCGAATTCTCGCGTGATGAGAATGTGTGCCAGGCGTGCCGCACATGTGTGGATACCTGTCCCTGCAATGCCCTGTTCAACAAGGAGTGGAAGGCCGGCGAGAGGATTGAGAAAGTGACACACAGGAAGGATGCTTGCATATACTGCGGCGCATGCTCTGTAGCCTGTCCTGTGGGAGCAATAACAGTAAAGAAGACTGCAATACTACCTGACATGAACAAAAAGCAGATATTTGAGAAAAAGCTTACAGCGCAGCCCACTCCAAGACCTTTGCTGACCTCGACACTTATCACTGATGAAGAAGCATGCCTTGGCTGTGGCAATTGCATTATCGCCTGTCCTGTTAACTCCCTGTCGGACCCATATCTTGCAGCAGGCCATCTCAATGAACTCGATACGAAACCCCTGCTTGAGGTTGAGAACGGAAAAGTGAAAGTTGTTGATCAGGAAGTATGCGGTTCGTGTGCCACATGCAGCCTGATTTGCCCCACAGAGGCTATACGGCTTGAGAAAAAGGAGGTGGCGTAATGCCTGGTACAGTTGTAATTAGAAATGGGTATGTCTTTGATCCATTGAATGAAATAGACGGGGAAATAAAGGATGTTTTTATAAAAAATGGAAAGATCGTAGAAGAAATAAAAGGCAATAGTTTACGGGATGCAAAGATAATTGATGCGAAAGGTAAAACCGTGATGCCAGGGGGTGTTGATTCGCATTCCCATGTAGCAGGTGCCAAAGTTAACGGCGGAAGGATGATGTGTCCTGAAGACCGCTACAAATGGGTTACAAAGAAAACTGATCTCACCCATAGCGGGAGCGGGAATACCGTGCCTTCGGTGTATGTACAGGGTTATGATTATGCAAAAATGGGATATACCACTGTTTTTGAGGCAGCAATACCTCCGATGGAAGCGCGGCATACCCATGAAGAGATGCGTGCAACCCCGATCCTTGATATGGGCGGGTACCTTGTGCTTGGCAATAACTGGTTCATAATGCGCTACCTGAAAGAAGGGAATATCGAGAAAGCTGCGGCTTACGTTGCCTGGATGATGAAAACGCATAAAGCTTATGGCATAAAATGCGTCAATCCGGCTGGAGTTGAGAACTGGGGCTGGGGAGTGGATGTTACAAAATCCCTTGACGAGCCAAACATACATTTTGGGATCACACCCGGGGAAATTATCCACGGGCTTGCAGAAGTGAATGAAATGCTTGGAATGCCAATGTCGCTGCACCTTCATGCCAACAACCTGGGAAATCCCGGATGCTGGGAGGTAACAAGAGATTCCCTTGAAATAACACGCGATGTTAAGGTGGAGTGCAAAATGGATGTGGAATGGCAAGAGACAAAAATCGACCCAAAGAGAAAACAGAGCGTATATCTGGCGCATGCCCAGTTCAATTCTTTTGGCGGCACATCATGGGGGGATTTTGAGTCAGGAGCAAAAGGCCTGGTAGATTATGTAAATAAAACCGATCATGTGGTTATTGATAATGGGGCAGTACCATTCGGGCCAGCAACCGTAATGACAGGAGACGGGCCAGCCATACATCATCTCTACCAGCTTACAGGCAACAAGTGGTCTAATAAAGATATTGAGCTTGAATGCGGTTCAGGTATACTTTCATTCAATTACCTGAAAGCAAATCCTGTTCACAGCGTTGAATGGGCGATCGGCTTAGAGCTTTTGCTTATGGTCAATGATCCATGGAAGACCATTATGACCACAGACCACCCCAACGGAGGGCCTTTTACCAGGTACCCGCAGGTGATCACATGGCTCATGTCAGAGAAAGCAAGGCAAGCCACTTTTGCAGAATGTCACAAGTGGGCGCAGGACAGGAGCAGCCTTGGCGGTGTAGATCGCGAAATGACTCTGTACGAAATAGCGATCCTGACACGTGCAAATCCAGCGAGGACTGTGGGAATAGCACACAGGAAAGGGCATCTCAGTCCGGGAGCTGATGGGGATGTAACCATATATGATTTCGATCCGACGAAATTCGATGTGAACGATTATACAAAGATCACGAAAGGATTCCAGAATGCCGCTTACACTATAAAGGACGGCGGGGTTGTGGCGCAAAACGGAGAGATAATGTCGGTTCCACAGGGCAGGACATTCTTCAGTGAACCGCATACAGACGACGGGATTGAGAAAGAAATGCTAAAAGATGTTAAACAATGGTTCAAGTACTATACTCTGGGCTTTGCGAATTACCCTGTGCCTGATAAGTATATTCGCAACCCTTCGCCTGTGCAGGTAAATAAACCCATTGAAGCGATCGTGGGAAGGTGAACCGATGAACGAAGTAATACTGAGGCCAAAAGGCAGCATCGATATAATGGTTGAGGCAGAGGTCATTAACCCGGATATCTTTGCGGGAAAGACAAAGGGTGAAATTGGACAGTTGATCGTCTGGCAGGGATCAAAACAACTCTCTCTTTCCGAATTCTTTGATGTTGATGGGAGCGCGAGAGCTGCCGCAGATATGAAGATCATTATCGAAGGCGATGTATCCAGGGTAAAGCATATCGGGCATGGTATGAAAGCCGGCGAGATAGTGATAGACGGTTCGGCAGGCATGCATGTGGGATCAGAGATGATCGGGGGAAGCATTCTTGTGAAAGGGAATGCAGGATCATGGGCAGGTATGGAGATGAAAGGCGGGACCCTGCACATAACCGGAAATACAGGCGACCATGTAGGATGTGCCTACAGGGGAAGCTGGCGGGGAATGAACGGAGGTAAAATAATCATTGACGGAAGCGCAAAGAGCCAGCTCGGAGGCGGAATGAGCGGAGGAGAGATACATGTTGGCGGAAATGTTGAGAACTTTGCGGGGATACGAATGAATAGCGGTCTTATTGTGGTAAAAGGTGATGCGATCCGCGGCGCAGGTGCCCAGATGTCAGGAGGCACATTCGTTGTGTGCGGAAAAATCAGACAGTTTTCGCCAGGCTTTGATTATATGGGAACTGAGAAAAACCCAAAAATCGGTGAAACAGTACTATCAGGCGAATTTGGGAAGTTCACAGGCGACTTTGCGATAAGCAAGAACCCAAAAGGAATTCTGTTTACATCAGAAGAAGCCAATGAGGGGGTGGGAAAATGAGACTCCGGGTATTATTGAATTCAGGAAGCACGATAAATGAAGGAAGGCTTGCCAAAGGAGGAGACAAGCTTTCACCGGAATACCAGAAGGAATGCGCTGTGGCAGTGATTCATCCCAGGATATTCAAAGAACTGGGCTGTCCTGAAAGGATAAAAGTGATTTCAAATGATGAAACCCGTGAAGTCGTTGTCACTGCAAAGTGCGAAGATTCTGTAGCAGAAGAGATGATATTCATGCCAAGAGCGATATGGGCTAATGTGGTGGTGGAACCTGAGACCTTCTCGACAGGTTCTCCTCTGTATAAAGGAAGTCCGGTGTTCATAGAAGCCACGGAGGAAGAAGTGAGAACTTCAGAGGATATCGTATTAAAAGTCTATGCAGGAAGGAGATAACATGGTCAGCAAGAATATAATCTGCCCTGTGTGCGGGGCATCATGTGATGATATCCAGGTGGATTACAATGGTGAAAACATCAATGTAAAGAACGCATGCAAGATGGGTAATGCCAAGTTCCATGAGCTTGTGAGCCACCACAGGATAAGGGAGCCTCAGATTAAAGAAAATGGAACATTCAGGAAAGCGCAATGGAATGAGGCGCTGGACAGGGCTGCCGAAATACTGGTGAATGCAAAGCGTCCCCTGCTCTTTATGGGCAGTGAGACTTCATGCGAAGCCATGGAAGTGGGTCTGCATATTGCCGAGTACCTTGGTGCAGTTGTTGATTCCAATGCCACCGAATGCCACGGCCCGACTGCCATGGGCATACAGGAAGCAGGAAGAGTAGGGTCCACAGCAGGGCAGCCAAAGCAGAGGGGTAGCCTTGCGATTTACTGGGGGACAAACCCGCTTGAATCCATGCCAAGGCACATGTCGCGTTACAGCGTTTTCCC
It encodes the following:
- a CDS encoding formylmethanofuran dehydrogenase subunit C → MNEVILRPKGSIDIMVEAEVINPDIFAGKTKGEIGQLIVWQGSKQLSLSEFFDVDGSARAAADMKIIIEGDVSRVKHIGHGMKAGEIVIDGSAGMHVGSEMIGGSILVKGNAGSWAGMEMKGGTLHITGNTGDHVGCAYRGSWRGMNGGKIIIDGSAKSQLGGGMSGGEIHVGGNVENFAGIRMNSGLIVVKGDAIRGAGAQMSGGTFVVCGKIRQFSPGFDYMGTEKNPKIGETVLSGEFGKFTGDFAISKNPKGILFTSEEANEGVGK
- a CDS encoding formylmethanofuran dehydrogenase subunit A, with the translated sequence MPGTVVIRNGYVFDPLNEIDGEIKDVFIKNGKIVEEIKGNSLRDAKIIDAKGKTVMPGGVDSHSHVAGAKVNGGRMMCPEDRYKWVTKKTDLTHSGSGNTVPSVYVQGYDYAKMGYTTVFEAAIPPMEARHTHEEMRATPILDMGGYLVLGNNWFIMRYLKEGNIEKAAAYVAWMMKTHKAYGIKCVNPAGVENWGWGVDVTKSLDEPNIHFGITPGEIIHGLAEVNEMLGMPMSLHLHANNLGNPGCWEVTRDSLEITRDVKVECKMDVEWQETKIDPKRKQSVYLAHAQFNSFGGTSWGDFESGAKGLVDYVNKTDHVVIDNGAVPFGPATVMTGDGPAIHHLYQLTGNKWSNKDIELECGSGILSFNYLKANPVHSVEWAIGLELLLMVNDPWKTIMTTDHPNGGPFTRYPQVITWLMSEKARQATFAECHKWAQDRSSLGGVDREMTLYEIAILTRANPARTVGIAHRKGHLSPGADGDVTIYDFDPTKFDVNDYTKITKGFQNAAYTIKDGGVVAQNGEIMSVPQGRTFFSEPHTDDGIEKEMLKDVKQWFKYYTLGFANYPVPDKYIRNPSPVQVNKPIEAIVGR
- a CDS encoding formylmethanofuran dehydrogenase: MRLRVLLNSGSTINEGRLAKGGDKLSPEYQKECAVAVIHPRIFKELGCPERIKVISNDETREVVVTAKCEDSVAEEMIFMPRAIWANVVVEPETFSTGSPLYKGSPVFIEATEEEVRTSEDIVLKVYAGRR